The Clostridium sp. DL-VIII DNA window CCTGATTATATTGATAGGGAGGAATTGGTTAAGAAATTATATACAGATAAAAAAGTTAAGAATGGAAAACTACGATTTGTTATACAAAATGGAATTGGTAACGTTGTGGAATTTAGTGAAGGTGTCTTTTCTACAACAATTGAAGAAAGTATTGCAAGGGAGATCATTATAGACATGTAAATTTCAATTTGTAGAGTTGGTTATAAGCATTAATATACGTAAAAATTTAATAGTAAATTAGAATATCGCACTATTCAGAAAAAGAATAGATTTGCTTTGATAAAAAGAAATAAGGCATTATAATGAATACAAGTGTTACAATACGTATGGCAGCTAAAGAAGATGCAAAAGAAATATTGGAAGTTTATGCACCCTATGTAAAGGATACTGCAATAACTTTTGAATATGATGTTCCAACTGTTGAAGAATTTGGTGATAGGATTAATAATACACTAAAAAAATATCCATATATTGTAGCAATAGATAGCAATCAGATTATTGGCTATGCATATGTTTCACCATTTAAGGGGAGAGCTGCATATGATTGGGCTGTTGAAACTACTGTATATGTAAGACAGAATTGTCAAGGTAAAGGTGTAGGCAAAAAATTGTATTTAGCCTTGGAAGAAATATTAAAGAAGCAAAATATTCTTAATATGAATGCGTGTATAGCTTATACATCTATTGAGGATATAAATCTCACCAATGACAGTAAATATTTTCATGAGCATTTAGGATATAATAAAGTTGCACATTTTTCAAAATGTGGATATAAGTTTCAAAAATGGTATGATATGATTTGGATGAAGAAAATAATCGGAGAGCATTCTGCAAATCCAAAGCCAGTTATTTCAATATCAGAATTGCACGAATTACAATTATAAATTTCGGATTGGCATATGTATCTTGGTTTTAGCATTGAAACATCGGGATACAGCCCAAATGCCAAAGCTAAAATATTTAAAGTTTATCATATTATTTTGTTTCTTATGTTACTTAAGAAATTGGAAAATCATATTATAATATTGGCTTAAATGCATTAATGTTAATTAAAGTGAAATTATTAAGCCAACTATATAATGTGAGTTATGACTATCTTATTAGTGAAAGTAATTTTAGCGGTGATATCGCAAGCATCGAAATGATAGTTGACGAAATTGACTGGACTAGTGCCTGGAGTAAAAAATACCCGATTTTAGCATCCTATCAAGGTGTGCAAGGAATGAATACTTATTGTGAAAAGTTATCGAAGTTATATGATGACTGCAAAAATGAATTTAATTTTAATGACGAGGACACTGTTTGGGTTTTAAAAGATATTCTTTATAAAAAATTAAATCAGAAAAAAATAAAACCAAGTAAAATTTTGCTGTTACAATTGATTTATTTAACAAAGAGCCGCTAACCACATGATACATTCTCATAGGTTATCGGCTCTTTGTCTTTTTACTGTTATCTTATGCTAATCTTCATAATTCCCATTGAGCACAAGTAAAATATAAATTTGTTTTTATCTCTTCCTAACAGGAATCCAAACTTCACTATAAGCGTAATCTTTTTTGTCTTTATCCATTTTAGTAAAAGAAAAAGTAGGGACATTGATTATCTCATAATTGGAAGAGGGAAGCCATTCCGAATATATTCTTGCCATTGTTCCTTGTAATGTAGAAGGAAATGGCCCCTCGTTTGGGAATATTGCCCAAGTACAAGATTCAACTGGTACTTTTTCTAACAGATCACTTATTTGATTTTCAGTCGTTAAAATGCCTATCAGATGAGTTAAATATCCTTCTTCTTTTAAGAAATTAGCGTCAGCCTCATAAGATGCATTGATAATTTCATAAGGCTCGATATTTTGAAGAGAATGCATTTCTTTCTTTTGTTCGTCCGTTATGCTTTGTGCTAGTTTTATAATCTCATTAATAACCCCTTCAAATTGCATAGGGATACGTTTATTTACACCAACTAAATTAAACGCTGGTTTGTCTTCAATTCTAAATTCCATATTAATTCCTCCTTTGATAGTTATTATGAATGAAAGTTTGGGAAACGATTTACTTATGCCTTTTTTTATTACATCTGAGGGTAAAAAACCACTCCATTTTTTAAATGCTCTAGTAAAGCCGTCCATAGACTGATAACCATATTTCAAAGCAACATCCGTTACTTTTTCTCCATATAATAAATCTTTATTTGCTTCCGACAATTTTCTGTTCTTGATATATTCACTAAGCATCAGTCCTGAAAGATAAAAGAATATCTTTCTAAAGTGATAGTCAGAAACCCCAGCATATTCAGAAATTGTTTCAAGAGATAGATCATCATCGGTTAAATGATCTTCAATATAGTCAATTACATGATTTAATTCGTTTATCATTGTCTTCCTCCTTTTCATATCTACATAATACCAGAGGTATTTTAACGATGCTCGACTTTTTTAACACAAAAAATATCGAATGGTTATATAATATTACTTATTTATTTTAAACTAAATTTTATGAAATTTTATCATGAAATTTTTATTACTCTGTAAGGATATGGTTTACTCCCTCTTTCTATATTGCACATATTCTAAAAATCTCTTAGTTGCAAGGGAAAGTGATTTTTGATCTCTCATAGCAATACCAATGTTTCTAAAACAAGGAACTTCAAGCTCTTTTGCTATAATTTTATAAGGGATACGTTGTAAAATCAATTCAGGCAGGATACTAATTCCAAGCCCTTTTTCTACCATGGACATAATGGCGTAGTCATCCCATGTTGTAAAATGAACTTTAGGGGAAATGTTATAGCGTTCAAATATCTCCGAAACCTCTGCTTTTGCGCCTTTTTCCAAAAGCATAAAAGGATAATTACATAGTGCGTTAGTTGGAAAGTATTCACAATCTACAAGTGGATGATTTTCAGGTAAAACCACAAGCAGTTTATCCTGCTCCAATAAAATTGTTTCAAACTCTGGAAGTGTAGGAAGCCTAAGAAAACCAAAATCTACGCGCCCCTCTAAAATCCAGCTTTCTATTTCTGTATAATCGCCGAGTAGTAACTCATAATCAATATTAGGGTAATCCTTTTGAAATTCTCTAATGATATTAGGGAGCCAATGAGTTGCAACGCTTGAAAATGTACCTATTCGAATAAGTCCTGATTGCAATCCGTTCAATTCTTCAACTTGCGTCTGTAACTTCTGATACTCATTACAAACATTTTTAGCAAAGGGCAATAATTTCAATCCATCTGAGGTTAGTCGTACACCAGAGCGTCCACGTTCAAGAAGTGAAACACCCCATTCCTTTTCTAAATCATTAATCATACGACTAATACCAGACTGAGAATAGTTCAACATCTCTGCTGCCTTTGTAAAGCTCCCATATTCAACAGTCCTAATAAATGCCATATATTTTTGAATGTTCATATCCATACTATGTTTACCTCATATTCATCTGATTTTATCATCTTTCCTATGATAAATATTCGCTTTTGTCATTTATGAATTTATGATACATTATGCCTATAGAGTTTTCAAGAGCTTTGCTAGAAGGTACTTATAATGGAATGTAACAAATAGTAGAATTAATAGTGATTAGAGGGAGGAGAGTATAGAAATGAAATTATCTAAAACACAAGCAAATATGGCTTTACGAAAGGAAAAAGATGAAACGAGCATATTTTAAATATTTTTTAGCATTATTACTTTTTGGATTTAATGGAATTGTTGCAAGTTACATTTTACTAAATAGCTATGAAATAGTTTTTTTGAGAACCTTGATAGGCAGCTTATTTTTGATTTTAGTATTTACACTTTCTAATCAGAAAATACAGTTTTGGAAAAATAAATCACACTTTCTGTGTTTAGTTATTTCTGGGATGGCTATGGGTGCAAGTTGGATGTTTTTATATGAAGCATACGGACAAATTGGTGTAAGCATCGCCACACTTGCCTATTATTGTGGTCCTATGATTGTCATGGTTTTTTCTCCTATTATATTTAAGGAAAAGATGACAAAATACAAATTACTTGGATTTATTGCTGTAATAATTGGAATGCTTTGTGTAAATGGGCAAGCTTTATTACAGGGAAGGAATTCATGGGGATTGATTTGTGGAGTATTATCGGCAATCATGTATGCCATTATGGTGATTTTCAATAAAAAAGCTGTAAGCATAATTGGACTTGAAAATTCCATGTGCCAGTTAATTATGAGCTTTATAACAGTTGCGATTTTCATAGGTTTAAAGAAAGGATTTTCAATCAACATTATGCAGGGAAATCTAATACCTATACTGATATTAGGCGTTGTAAACACAGGAATTGGTTGCTATTTTTATTTTTCTTCCATTGGTGATCTGCCTGTGCAGACGGTATCAATTTGTGGATATTTAGAACCGCTTTCAGCATTGATTTTTTCAGCTGCCATTTTGGGAGAAAAATTAAGTTTTGTACAAATAGCTGGGGCTGTGTTAATTTTAGGAGGTGCAGCCTTTGGCGAATTATTTAGATTCAAAAAAATTGATATAAACAAATTTTAAATGGATGGGGTAAACAAGATTATAATTATATAGTTATAGTAGAAAATGAAGCAGGATTAAAAGCTTCATATAAAATTGAACTTTTCCCTGAGGAATATATAGAATTAGATAATGATAAATGAGATAATAACATTTATTAGATTTTAATCTTAAAGGCAATAAACACTTAAAAAATGTTTATTGCCTTTATTCAACCTACTCTATGAGAATCATCACTAGAATCTACTTCTAGAGCAACCCCAAGTTTTGCTGATATTATGGTATTTAGTTTATTAATTGAAGCAGATAGTCCATTTATTTGCTTTTCTAACCGAATCAGCAAATACGCTGAAACAGCCACAGCAAATCCATTATTAACTACTAAATTAATTAAGTCATTTATTTCCATAACTTCATCACCTCCCATAATGGATATATGAGCATAAGCATATAATTTCATGGAATCAGATTAAAAAGTGATAAATTAATAGAAGAATATGCACCTAAAAAAAGCAGCTAGCATTAGCTATTAGAAAGTCTACATTTAACAGTGAGTTAAGATGCTCCTTGCAGGATGAAGGAATATTAGATAAATGCAAAGGATGTAATCTTAAGTAAACTTGCGATGGGATTGACGAAGTTTCAGAGGATTATCTAGAAATGACCACTAAGGTTGTAAATAATTTTAGTTTTGAATAGTGTAAGGAAGAATCAAAAAAAATAACAAGTTTATCTGACAGTATATTTGAATTTAATAATGTCATTACAAAAATAAGAGCTCCAAGAATTTAGTAATCTTGGAGCTCTTAAGCTTGATAATTTAGGGAAATATAGTTGAAGATTTTATTTAAAGCAACTTTCTTTTTTCGAGTAGCTGTAGAGTAGCACATATTTTTAAAGTGAGCATATTTTTGAACTGTATTGTTTTTAAAGAAAATAAAATCTATAAGTTCCTTTTCATCATCGTTTAAGTTATTAAGGGCTAATCTTAAATCCGTATAATCACATTCCTCACAAAATAAATCTTCTAAGCTGATATCCTGAGAAGGCAAATCTTTTTCAAAATCATCAAGGAGACTTAAAGCATCATATCCTTCAGTGGAGCGTCTAGTTTTAATTCGTTTTATAAGATCATTCATATTATTTTTAATTGCATTAGTGGCATAGGCAACAAACCTATGTTTTTCTAAATTGTACATGGAAACACATTTGAATAATGATTTGTAACATTCATTGTGAAGATCATGTATGTCATATCCATCAATAAAAGTTTTTTTAGAAATATTTAAGATTAAAGGCCTAAATTCTTCAGCTAATTTATCTTTTGATAACATATCTCCATTTTTACATTTATAAACTAATTCTTCAATGTAATTAAAATCCATACAGACCTCCCTATTATTATATAAAATTATTTCACTACTATATGTAGTGTGAAATATAAAAATATCTCTACATATAGTATATATGGTAAAATTTCATATATCTCCAAGGGAGGTGTATAAATATTAATCTGATTGAAATTTTATGGAAAATTACATAAAAACGTTGTTCTGTCCATCTTAACTTGTATTATTTTAATTTGTTACATAATAATATTGATGCAATAATATGAAGAACTTATAAATAAATGCAGTTGTAATATAATAATAAGTATATAAAATGATATTGAATAGTTAAAAATTCAAGAAATGAATTTAAGGTGGTTTTTAAAAAATATTTCTTGATAGTAAATTGTTGTGTCACAATTAAAGTTGTTCAAGGAATAATATAAGAAGGAGGAAAAGTTATGTCAAGCAACGTAAAACAGAGAAGAATAGTTTTAGATTTAGCAACTACTTTAGATGGCTTTATTGAAGGGGAAAATGGAGAAGTTGATTGGTGCATTATGGATACTGATATGGGGTTTACTAATTTCTTGAATGAAATTGATACTATTTTATATGGTAGAAAAAGTTACGATTTATGGGGACAATATATTCCACAAGATGAAGATTCTGATGATGAAAAAGAAGTTTGGAAATTGATTCATAGTAAAGAGAAATATGTGTTTTCCAGAACACAAATAGATACTAATAATCAAGCGATATTTATAAATGAAAATATTCTTGAAGAAGTAAATAAATTGAAGAATAAGCCTGGTAAAGACATCTGGCTATATGGAGGAGCAAGTCTCATTACGACATTTATAAATTTAGGGCTTGTTGATGAATTTAGATTATCTATTCACCCTGTTATTTTGGGAGAAGGAAAACCGTTGTTTAGTGATATAAAAAAGAGATTAAATTTAAAAATGGTTAATACCAGAACATTCTCTTCTGGCGTTGTACAACTAATCTATCATTGGAATAGTAATTAATTTTTAACATAGCCAAAAGCAAAATAAGGTTTAAAATGTAAAGGGGGCATATTAAGATTGAATAATGAGATTTTTACAAAATATGCTATAATTAATACAAAGTAGTAAATAAGTGCGAACTGAAGATAATTAATATTTTATGTTGGAGGTAATGGAATGAGTTGTAAAATGTGTGACAAGCAAAAAAATATTAAAGATGACCCATATTTTATTATGGAACTTGAAACAGGATATGTAATTTTAGGATGGTTTCAGAGGTTCAAGGGCTATACTGTTTTCAATTGTAAAGAGCATGGTCCTGAATTACACAACTTAGAACATTCTTTTAAAATAAAACATCTTGAAGAAATGGCTATAGTAGCAGAGGCTGTTTCTAATATATTTAAGCCTGATAAGATGAACTATGAACTACTTGGAAATGGATGTCCTCATATTCATTGGCATCTATATCCAAGAGTAAAAGGTGATACTCCTATAGTTAGTTCGGTATATCAATTGTCAAATGAGGAATTGTTTGATGAATCTACAAGACCGAATGAGGAGCAGAGAGAAGAATTGAAAGAAAAGATTAAAAATGAAATTGTACTTCTACTTTCAAGATAAGTATTAAACGAAGTAATTGTAAATTAAAACGTAATAGTACATAACAAATTGTGTATCAAAGATTATAATCAAAGAACGATTAATTCTTAACAGGAGGTCTAAAATTATGAAAGATAAATTTCTTTGTGTCATGGCACAATATGATATGGAAACAGAACAAAAGTTGAAAGAAATTCAAAATTTATTAAAGGAAAAAGGGGTTGTCGGGAAGCAGACACCTAACTTGCCGAATCATATCACTCTTGGGAGTTTTGAAATATCACAAGAAGTATTGATAAAAGAAAAAGTAAAAATGGTATCAGAAAAGTTTCATAAATTTGAAATTAAATTGAGCAATATTGGACTCTTTGGACTGGATGTTTTGTTTATATCACCTTCTGTAAATCATGAATTATTAAATTTACAACAATATTTTAATCATGATTTTGCTGATGGATTTGGATGGACAGCCCATACAACGATGCTAATAGATGATCATAAAACTATTTTAAAAGCATTACCTTTTGTAGCAGACAGTTTTAAAGGTTTTTCTGGAAAAATAGAGTCCATTAGTTTATATGAATTTTGGCCAACACGCTTTATTTTAGAGAAAAAATTATTATAGTTATTTCAAAATATTTATTTTTCTTGCAAGACTGTAGAATAACACGAAGTACCAAAGAACTTTAGTGTTATAGAAAAGAATAATTATATTACATTAAGGTAGAATGAGGTTTATATATGGAAAGGATAGCATTGGTTTCGGATATTCATTCAAATATCCACGCATTAGAAGTATTTATGAATTACATTAATAATGAATGCAAAGTCTCTAAAATTTTAAATATGGGTGATTTTATTCAAATAGGGCCAAATCCATTAGAAGTTTACGATATTATTATGAATGACGACAGATTTATAAATGTTATGGGTAATGGAGAGTATATGTTTTTTGATAAGGAAATAAAGAAACGTTACGAAAAGGAATCTGAACATAGAGATTGGGTAATTAATCGATTAGGAAATGAGAGAATGGAAAGATTAAAACAAGTGCCACTTCAAAGAATTGTTGAAATTGAAAATAAAAAATTTCTTATGGTGCATACAAGAATGAATAGTGTTATAGAGTTTCCTCTTCTGTATAAAAAGAAAACTCTTGAGGAATTTGTTGCAGATTATAATGTGGATGTAGACTATGTTTTGATTGGACATACCCATTTTCCGTTATATGCTGTACATTGGAATTGGAAACCTATATTAAATCCAGGTTCACTTGGCTGCGGTAAAGATGGTATAGCAAAGTTTGTTATAGCGGAAATAGATGATGGACTTGTTAATATTACTTATAAACAATTGAAATATAATAAAGAAAAAGTAATTCATGATTACAAAAAGAATTACGTTCCATATGGTGAAAAATTTATAGAAATGTTCTATTAGGTATCTTATTTTCTATATAATCAGAAATTCACAATTTTCGTAAGTTTTGTATCAGTGTATCACTTTATAATTTGAATTGAACTACATAGTTTTCCATTAAAATATAAACAAGTTTAAAGGCGATAAACACTTCAAAATGTTTATCGCCTTTTTATTCATGCCACTTTATGAGAATCATCAGTAGAACTCTCTGTATCGATAGCTACTCCAAGTTTAGCTGATATTATGGTATTTAACTTATTAATTGAACTTGATAAGCTAACAATTTGTTTCTCTAAGCGTATTAGTAAATATGCAGATACAGCCACAGGAAAACCATTATTAACAATAAGGTTAATTAATTCATTTACTTACATAAATCTATCACCTCCTATAAGGGATATATGAAATAAATATATTAGCTCATGTTAGAGAACAAATAATTATTTGAAATTAAAATAAATTAAATTACTGAGTGCCACCTTCATTTACAATATGGTTATGATAATAATCTATGGCAATATCAACTATGGTACTGATACATACATTAATATCTGGATGTATACTCTTTAATTCATTTATTTTTCTTATGGTAGAACTTCTAAGGGTGTAGCTTCTTTTAATATTCAGAGTCTCCCCATCAATGGCCATAGCCGTAAAGCTAATATTGCTAATATAAACCTTTTTTCAAATTCATATATAGCTTGTATAATAAAA harbors:
- a CDS encoding LysR family transcriptional regulator produces the protein MDMNIQKYMAFIRTVEYGSFTKAAEMLNYSQSGISRMINDLEKEWGVSLLERGRSGVRLTSDGLKLLPFAKNVCNEYQKLQTQVEELNGLQSGLIRIGTFSSVATHWLPNIIREFQKDYPNIDYELLLGDYTEIESWILEGRVDFGFLRLPTLPEFETILLEQDKLLVVLPENHPLVDCEYFPTNALCNYPFMLLEKGAKAEVSEIFERYNISPKVHFTTWDDYAIMSMVEKGLGISILPELILQRIPYKIIAKELEVPCFRNIGIAMRDQKSLSLATKRFLEYVQYRKRE
- a CDS encoding metallophosphoesterase family protein, yielding MERIALVSDIHSNIHALEVFMNYINNECKVSKILNMGDFIQIGPNPLEVYDIIMNDDRFINVMGNGEYMFFDKEIKKRYEKESEHRDWVINRLGNERMERLKQVPLQRIVEIENKKFLMVHTRMNSVIEFPLLYKKKTLEEFVADYNVDVDYVLIGHTHFPLYAVHWNWKPILNPGSLGCGKDGIAKFVIAEIDDGLVNITYKQLKYNKEKVIHDYKKNYVPYGEKFIEMFY
- a CDS encoding YvrJ family protein, with the protein product MEINDLINLVVNNGFAVAVSAYLLIRLEKQINGLSASINKLNTIISAKLGVALEVDSSDDSHRVG
- a CDS encoding GNAT family N-acetyltransferase, giving the protein MNTSVTIRMAAKEDAKEILEVYAPYVKDTAITFEYDVPTVEEFGDRINNTLKKYPYIVAIDSNQIIGYAYVSPFKGRAAYDWAVETTVYVRQNCQGKGVGKKLYLALEEILKKQNILNMNACIAYTSIEDINLTNDSKYFHEHLGYNKVAHFSKCGYKFQKWYDMIWMKKIIGEHSANPKPVISISELHELQL
- a CDS encoding DMT family transporter — its product is MKRAYFKYFLALLLFGFNGIVASYILLNSYEIVFLRTLIGSLFLILVFTLSNQKIQFWKNKSHFLCLVISGMAMGASWMFLYEAYGQIGVSIATLAYYCGPMIVMVFSPIIFKEKMTKYKLLGFIAVIIGMLCVNGQALLQGRNSWGLICGVLSAIMYAIMVIFNKKAVSIIGLENSMCQLIMSFITVAIFIGLKKGFSINIMQGNLIPILILGVVNTGIGCYFYFSSIGDLPVQTVSICGYLEPLSALIFSAAILGEKLSFVQIAGAVLILGGAAFGELFRFKKIDINKF
- a CDS encoding AraC family transcriptional regulator encodes the protein MINELNHVIDYIEDHLTDDDLSLETISEYAGVSDYHFRKIFFYLSGLMLSEYIKNRKLSEANKDLLYGEKVTDVALKYGYQSMDGFTRAFKKWSGFLPSDVIKKGISKSFPKLSFIITIKGGINMEFRIEDKPAFNLVGVNKRIPMQFEGVINEIIKLAQSITDEQKKEMHSLQNIEPYEIINASYEADANFLKEEGYLTHLIGILTTENQISDLLEKVPVESCTWAIFPNEGPFPSTLQGTMARIYSEWLPSSNYEIINVPTFSFTKMDKDKKDYAYSEVWIPVRKR
- a CDS encoding HIT family protein, coding for MSCKMCDKQKNIKDDPYFIMELETGYVILGWFQRFKGYTVFNCKEHGPELHNLEHSFKIKHLEEMAIVAEAVSNIFKPDKMNYELLGNGCPHIHWHLYPRVKGDTPIVSSVYQLSNEELFDESTRPNEEQREELKEKIKNEIVLLLSR
- a CDS encoding YvrJ family protein codes for the protein MNLIVNNGFPVAVSAYLLIRLEKQIVSLSSSINKLNTIISAKLGVAIDTESSTDDSHKVA
- a CDS encoding dihydrofolate reductase family protein, with protein sequence MSSNVKQRRIVLDLATTLDGFIEGENGEVDWCIMDTDMGFTNFLNEIDTILYGRKSYDLWGQYIPQDEDSDDEKEVWKLIHSKEKYVFSRTQIDTNNQAIFINENILEEVNKLKNKPGKDIWLYGGASLITTFINLGLVDEFRLSIHPVILGEGKPLFSDIKKRLNLKMVNTRTFSSGVVQLIYHWNSN
- a CDS encoding sigma-70 family RNA polymerase sigma factor; this encodes MDFNYIEELVYKCKNGDMLSKDKLAEEFRPLILNISKKTFIDGYDIHDLHNECYKSLFKCVSMYNLEKHRFVAYATNAIKNNMNDLIKRIKTRRSTEGYDALSLLDDFEKDLPSQDISLEDLFCEECDYTDLRLALNNLNDDEKELIDFIFFKNNTVQKYAHFKNMCYSTATRKKKVALNKIFNYISLNYQA